The proteins below are encoded in one region of Silene latifolia isolate original U9 population chromosome 2, ASM4854445v1, whole genome shotgun sequence:
- the LOC141643739 gene encoding F-box protein SKIP23-like isoform X1: MVAKNRNPPWSDLPQELLSTIANSLTSNPISIFTFRSVCRSWRSSCPPLFNSPLLSPLLPLSLPSTSYHSFDDSTGYSILSVTVIYALYRPLQLSQPESSSPDAWILFVDEFISSKLGIRKPFSNVSYFTPINFPTNINLIDSNVRELGRFHNFSYSTYYNNDGSCKLSKPRFCVTDVNKVVMFPNVSAAIALRDDGTLEMYRLDVGINDGIIECENKHDGKGFRFDDIVEFKGRVLGVDRRGRVYEIKYHSSKLTPFVAPIWSGGGRRKRLVESLGRLYMVVRCYVDPGHYNKMARYNKMARFKVKEEIGKKIKFKVYELNEGKKKWIEISSLGDRSFSFGRNFSFSASTKELGTSVKNCIFFTRHSFLSYSSNADDFTGFKKCELGLDISVCHLHEADHFGDIESYPGYSDSLWPPPNWLWSIDRLNRVTILESAIEGILDKVPENYKTDVERADDPNPAVLKFVKVILRLKKMVIKFQEEEIACKNKLQQATDKLNQVDDLFEQTKTWSHATAEETYGITDFCKMRQAYHEGFSDLKLGILRMDSHLFCIEEFFTEVEMSMTPRLAPIVTLAQ, encoded by the exons ATGGTAGCCAAAAACCGGAACCCGCCATGGTCAGACCTCCCACAAGAACTCCTCTCCACTATAGCCAACTCCTTAACCTCAAACCCCATCTCCATCTTCACCTTCCGTTCCGTTTGCCGTTCATGGCGATCTTCATGTCCCCCTCTTTTCAATTCGCCCCTTCTTTCACCTCTTCTACCTCTCTCCCTTCCCTCTACTTCTTATCACAGTTTCGACGATTCTACCGGTTATTCTATCCTATCCGTCACAGTAATCTACGCTCTCTATCGCCCTCTTCAACTATCACAACCCGAATCCTCATCGCCCGATGCTTGGATTTTATTCGTCGATGAATTCATCTCTAGTAAACTTGGTATTCGAAAACCCTTCTCAAACGTGTCGTATTTTACCCCCATCAATTTTCCAACCAACATTAATTTGATTGATTCTAATGTTCGTGAATTGGGTAGGTTTCATAATTTTAGTTACTCTACTTATTACAATAATGATGGCAGCTGTAAGCTTAGTAAACCGCGATTTTGTGTTACTGATGTTAATAAAGTGGTTATGTTTCCTAATGTTTCGGCAGCTATTGCTCTTCGTGATGACGGGACATTGGAAATGTATAGGTTGGATGTAGGAATTAATGACGGAATTATAGAATGCGAGAATAAACATGATGGTAAAGGGTTTCGCTTTGACGACATTGTTGAATTTAAGGGTAGGGTTTTGGGTGTTGATCGTAGGGGTAGGGTTTATGAGATTAAGTACCATTCGTCTAAGTTGACCCCTTTTGTTGCTCCCATTTGGAGTGGGGGTGGAAGGAGAAAGCGGTTGGTGGAGTCGTTGGGACGGTTGTATATGGTTGTTAGGTGTTATGTTGATCCCGGTCATTACAATAAAATGGCTAGATACAATAAAATGGCTAGATTCAAGGTCAAGGAGGAGATTGGGAAGAAGATTAAGTTTAAGGTGTATGAGCTTAATGAAGGGAAGAAGAAATGGATTGAGATTTCGAGTCTTGGTGATCGGTCTTTTTCTTTTGGTCGTAATTTCTCATTTTCTGCTTCTACCAAGGAATTAGGAACCTCTGTAAAGAACTGCATTTTTTTCACTAGACATAGTTTTCTGTCCTATAGTTCGAATGCTGATGACTTTACGGGGTTCAAAAAGTGTGAGCTTGGCCTTGATATCAGTGTATGTCACTTGCACGAGGCTGATCATTTTGGTGATATTGAATCCTACCCTGGCTACTCGGATTCGTTATGGCCACCACCGAATTGGCTTTGGTCTATTGACAG GTTGAATCGTGTTACGATACTTGAAAGTGCAATTGAAGGAATACTTGACAAGGTTCCTGAGAACTATAAG ACCGATGTTGAGAGAGCTGATGACCCGAATCCAGCCGTCCTGAAATTTGTGAAGGTTATTCTCAGGTTGAAGAAAATGGTGATCAAATTCCAAGAGGAAGAAATTGCGTGCAAGAATAAACTTCAGCAGGCAACGGACAAATTGAATCAA GTGGACGACTTGTTTGAGCAGACAAAAACATGGAGTCATGCAACGGCTGAAGAAACATATGGAATTACTGATTTTTGCAAGATGAGGCAGGCTTATCATGAGGGTTTTTCAGACTTGAAATTAGGCATACTGCGTATGGATTCACATCTATTCTGTATCGAGGAATTTTTCACGGAAGTGGAAATGTCCATGACACCACGACTTGCGCCTATAGTGACACTGGCACAGTAG
- the LOC141643739 gene encoding F-box protein SKIP23-like isoform X2: protein MVAKNRNPPWSDLPQELLSTIANSLTSNPISIFTFRSVCRSWRSSCPPLFNSPLLSPLLPLSLPSTSYHSFDDSTGYSILSVTVIYALYRPLQLSQPESSSPDAWILFVDEFISSKLGIRKPFSNVSYFTPINFPTNINLIDSNVRELGRFHNFSYSTYYNNDGSCKLSKPRFCVTDVNKVVMFPNVSAAIALRDDGTLEMYRLDVGINDGIIECENKHDGKGFRFDDIVEFKGRVLGVDRRGRVYEIKYHSSKLTPFVAPIWSGGGRRKRLVESLGRLYMVVRCYVDPGHYNKMARYNKMARFKVKEEIGKKIKFKVYELNEGKKKWIEISSLGDRSFSFGRNFSFSASTKELGTSVKNCIFFTRHSFLSYSSNADDFTGFKKCELGLDISVCHLHEADHFGDIESYPGYSDSLWPPPNWLWSIDRLNRVTILESAIEGILDKVPENYKVEENGDQIPRGRNCVQE from the exons ATGGTAGCCAAAAACCGGAACCCGCCATGGTCAGACCTCCCACAAGAACTCCTCTCCACTATAGCCAACTCCTTAACCTCAAACCCCATCTCCATCTTCACCTTCCGTTCCGTTTGCCGTTCATGGCGATCTTCATGTCCCCCTCTTTTCAATTCGCCCCTTCTTTCACCTCTTCTACCTCTCTCCCTTCCCTCTACTTCTTATCACAGTTTCGACGATTCTACCGGTTATTCTATCCTATCCGTCACAGTAATCTACGCTCTCTATCGCCCTCTTCAACTATCACAACCCGAATCCTCATCGCCCGATGCTTGGATTTTATTCGTCGATGAATTCATCTCTAGTAAACTTGGTATTCGAAAACCCTTCTCAAACGTGTCGTATTTTACCCCCATCAATTTTCCAACCAACATTAATTTGATTGATTCTAATGTTCGTGAATTGGGTAGGTTTCATAATTTTAGTTACTCTACTTATTACAATAATGATGGCAGCTGTAAGCTTAGTAAACCGCGATTTTGTGTTACTGATGTTAATAAAGTGGTTATGTTTCCTAATGTTTCGGCAGCTATTGCTCTTCGTGATGACGGGACATTGGAAATGTATAGGTTGGATGTAGGAATTAATGACGGAATTATAGAATGCGAGAATAAACATGATGGTAAAGGGTTTCGCTTTGACGACATTGTTGAATTTAAGGGTAGGGTTTTGGGTGTTGATCGTAGGGGTAGGGTTTATGAGATTAAGTACCATTCGTCTAAGTTGACCCCTTTTGTTGCTCCCATTTGGAGTGGGGGTGGAAGGAGAAAGCGGTTGGTGGAGTCGTTGGGACGGTTGTATATGGTTGTTAGGTGTTATGTTGATCCCGGTCATTACAATAAAATGGCTAGATACAATAAAATGGCTAGATTCAAGGTCAAGGAGGAGATTGGGAAGAAGATTAAGTTTAAGGTGTATGAGCTTAATGAAGGGAAGAAGAAATGGATTGAGATTTCGAGTCTTGGTGATCGGTCTTTTTCTTTTGGTCGTAATTTCTCATTTTCTGCTTCTACCAAGGAATTAGGAACCTCTGTAAAGAACTGCATTTTTTTCACTAGACATAGTTTTCTGTCCTATAGTTCGAATGCTGATGACTTTACGGGGTTCAAAAAGTGTGAGCTTGGCCTTGATATCAGTGTATGTCACTTGCACGAGGCTGATCATTTTGGTGATATTGAATCCTACCCTGGCTACTCGGATTCGTTATGGCCACCACCGAATTGGCTTTGGTCTATTGACAG GTTGAATCGTGTTACGATACTTGAAAGTGCAATTGAAGGAATACTTGACAAGGTTCCTGAGAACTATAAG GTTGAAGAAAATGGTGATCAAATTCCAAGAGGAAGAAATTGCGTGCAAGAATAA